One stretch of Flavobacteriales bacterium DNA includes these proteins:
- a CDS encoding glycosyl hydrolase family 18 protein — protein sequence MRRCFNLIVIFAFSILLLACEAGNKTPKGVETISKEKKEQEKPKVPVLGWHRTKEGVQSYNYEALNMLAYFSYKVNPSNGEAEESIDWANDPIIDSAQAKNCSVYLTITNFGYSKNAALLSNQKACDTLIKRVSNMLVQRNAAGVCVDFEEIHQKDSSLFAGFIQQLGQELKKNKHRVMVVLPIAFQENIVNAKVLKTSVDYFVMMGYACYHLKSHHAGPISPYQSGDIWEPYNINDNVDQYLEHSFPKEQFMVALPLYGTIWETETINLNSRSVKGIKEISYNKVMELVEKDKVMLDSVSQSSYCVYREGEKIMQCWFESKENLAYKINQLLKEKSIGGIGFWAMGYANEHPDVWKMVEEKCNPSR from the coding sequence ATGAGAAGATGTTTTAACTTAATAGTAATTTTTGCTTTTTCAATACTTTTATTAGCCTGTGAAGCAGGAAATAAAACACCTAAAGGCGTTGAAACGATTTCAAAAGAAAAGAAGGAACAAGAAAAACCTAAAGTTCCTGTATTGGGTTGGCATAGAACAAAGGAAGGTGTTCAGTCTTACAATTACGAAGCTTTAAATATGTTGGCCTATTTTTCTTATAAAGTGAACCCCTCAAATGGAGAGGCTGAGGAAAGTATCGATTGGGCAAACGATCCAATAATAGACTCAGCTCAAGCTAAAAACTGTTCGGTTTATTTAACAATTACGAATTTTGGTTATTCAAAAAATGCAGCGTTGTTATCTAATCAAAAAGCTTGTGATACACTGATCAAGAGAGTATCTAATATGTTGGTGCAACGAAATGCAGCTGGAGTTTGTGTTGATTTTGAAGAGATTCATCAAAAAGATAGTAGTCTTTTTGCAGGTTTTATACAACAGTTAGGACAAGAATTAAAGAAAAATAAGCATCGTGTTATGGTGGTGCTACCCATAGCATTTCAAGAAAATATAGTAAATGCAAAAGTCTTAAAAACGAGTGTAGACTACTTTGTAATGATGGGCTATGCTTGTTACCATTTAAAAAGTCATCATGCTGGACCAATTTCTCCTTATCAAAGTGGGGATATTTGGGAGCCTTATAACATTAATGATAATGTGGATCAATACTTAGAACATTCCTTTCCAAAAGAACAATTCATGGTTGCTTTACCACTTTATGGCACAATATGGGAAACGGAAACCATAAATTTGAACAGTAGATCTGTTAAAGGGATTAAAGAAATTAGCTATAACAAAGTAATGGAATTGGTAGAAAAAGATAAAGTTATGCTTGATTCCGTTAGCCAAAGTTCTTATTGTGTCTATCGAGAAGGAGAAAAGATCATGCAATGTTGGTTCGAAAGTAAAGAAAACTTAGCGTATAAGATAAACCAGTTATTAAAAGAAAAATCAATTGGAGGAATTGGCTTTTGGGCAATGGGTTATGCCAACGAACATCCTGATGTCTGGAAGATGGTTGAGGAAAAATGTAATCCTTCCCGATAA
- a CDS encoding histidine kinase, with amino-acid sequence MKFFFFLILISSTFSIHANDIDSLKTILKIKENDATEKEKVLELLMLEYKRVNYDSSKIYCDKSIAILLSQNKRDDKRLAQRYIDKGSLLTKLYSFDSAGHYINAAIDLCVSNNNKALLGKAYNQLGVLYYKSSDYEKAIDYALKALKISEEAGISKLPPLSLISTSYYGVKNYKKALEYNELAEKEILSKKKLNLKDSLSLTTIHTNIAGALMHLQDSVEAVKRLFLSYKIGKETNNYKSLSYTSYALAKYYDSNKESEKYNIDSAYYYLKESLRYSKLTNDIGREVGAYIGLGSLLVEQNRNAEAYHELRKALNVAHKFGVKQDVEHLYYYLALAAIKECPDSVLFFLNKRDSIKSSFLNAQNIENINELTLKYDTEKKTYENQILKQSIVVQEKDFRLKIIIAVGIIVGTLFVALLMFLVVNRKKAKAEKELLELEQKLLRTQMNPHFIFNSLATIGSFIRANKKEESYRYITRFGKLMRAILECSREESISLEKEIEIIENFLFLHKLRLGEKLNYQINVDDEIDVEEYDVPPMLLQPFIENAIEHGVEKLTAPSQLIVNVKLKERVLILEVEDEGKGFKQVEEVASEKEGYKSYAIQITRERIENMRNKQSIELAINNIIEDDVVRGTRVALVIN; translated from the coding sequence ATGAAATTTTTCTTTTTTTTAATATTGATTAGTTCTACTTTTTCCATTCACGCTAATGATATTGACTCTTTAAAAACGATTCTTAAAATTAAAGAAAACGATGCAACAGAAAAGGAAAAAGTATTGGAGCTTTTAATGCTAGAATATAAGCGTGTTAATTATGATTCATCAAAAATATATTGTGACAAGTCAATTGCCATTTTATTAAGCCAAAATAAAAGAGATGATAAAAGGTTAGCGCAAAGGTATATAGATAAGGGAAGCCTATTAACAAAATTATATTCATTTGACTCAGCAGGACATTATATTAATGCTGCAATAGATCTTTGTGTTAGTAACAACAATAAAGCTTTGTTAGGAAAAGCTTACAATCAATTAGGGGTACTTTATTATAAAAGTTCAGACTATGAAAAAGCTATTGATTATGCTTTGAAAGCTCTAAAAATATCTGAAGAGGCAGGGATATCTAAGCTGCCTCCTTTAAGTTTAATTTCTACATCATATTATGGGGTTAAAAATTATAAAAAAGCTTTAGAATATAATGAGCTTGCTGAGAAAGAAATTTTATCTAAAAAGAAGCTTAATTTAAAAGATTCCTTAAGTTTAACTACAATCCATACTAATATCGCAGGAGCATTGATGCATTTACAAGATTCAGTAGAAGCTGTCAAGAGGTTGTTTTTATCATATAAAATAGGTAAAGAAACAAATAATTATAAGAGTTTAAGTTATACCTCATACGCTTTGGCTAAATATTATGATTCTAATAAAGAATCGGAAAAATATAATATAGATTCAGCTTATTATTACCTTAAGGAGTCTTTAAGGTACAGTAAATTGACTAATGATATAGGTAGGGAAGTAGGTGCCTATATTGGTTTAGGGTCATTATTAGTTGAGCAGAATAGAAATGCAGAAGCTTATCACGAACTTAGAAAAGCATTAAATGTCGCTCATAAGTTTGGAGTAAAACAAGATGTAGAGCATTTGTATTATTATTTGGCATTAGCAGCTATTAAAGAATGTCCAGATTCAGTTTTATTCTTTCTAAATAAAAGAGATAGTATTAAGTCTTCTTTTCTGAATGCTCAAAATATTGAGAATATTAATGAATTAACCCTTAAATATGATACCGAAAAGAAAACCTATGAGAATCAAATTCTCAAGCAAAGTATCGTTGTTCAAGAGAAAGATTTTAGGTTAAAAATAATAATTGCTGTAGGGATAATTGTTGGGACGTTATTCGTTGCATTACTCATGTTTTTAGTGGTGAATAGGAAAAAGGCTAAAGCAGAAAAAGAACTGTTAGAATTAGAGCAAAAACTATTGCGTACTCAAATGAATCCACATTTTATCTTTAATTCTTTAGCAACAATAGGTAGTTTTATAAGGGCGAATAAAAAAGAAGAAAGTTACAGGTATATTACTCGATTTGGAAAATTAATGAGAGCAATTTTAGAATGTTCTAGAGAAGAGTCGATTAGTTTAGAAAAAGAAATTGAGATTATTGAAAATTTTCTGTTTTTACATAAATTGCGTTTAGGGGAAAAATTAAATTATCAAATCAATGTGGATGATGAAATAGACGTCGAGGAATATGACGTTCCTCCAATGTTGCTTCAGCCATTTATAGAAAATGCAATAGAGCATGGTGTGGAAAAACTGACTGCTCCTAGCCAGTTGATCGTAAATGTGAAATTGAAAGAAAGGGTGTTAATTTTGGAAGTAGAAGATGAGGGGAAAGGCTTTAAACAAGTTGAAGAGGTTGCCAGTGAAAAGGAGGGGTATAAATCTTATGCAATTCAAATCACAAGGGAGCGAATTGAGAATATGAGAAATAAACAAAGCATAGAGTTGGCTATCAATAATATTATTGAAGACGATGTTGTGAGAGGAACTAGGGTTGCTTTAGTAATAAATTAA
- the ssb gene encoding single-stranded DNA-binding protein yields MANLRNSVQLIGNLGIDPDVKELENGVKVARMTLATNESYKNRKGEVVKETQWHNLVAWNNQATIAEKYLEKGKEICVAGKLNSRSYEDSNGVKKYVTEIIVSDILMLGKKMS; encoded by the coding sequence ATGGCAAACCTAAGAAACAGCGTACAATTAATCGGAAACCTGGGAATAGATCCAGATGTGAAAGAATTAGAAAACGGAGTTAAAGTAGCACGAATGACGCTAGCAACAAATGAGTCCTATAAAAACCGAAAAGGTGAGGTTGTTAAAGAAACACAATGGCATAACCTTGTTGCATGGAATAATCAGGCAACGATTGCCGAGAAGTATTTAGAAAAAGGAAAAGAGATTTGTGTGGCTGGAAAATTAAACAGCAGATCCTATGAAGATAGTAATGGGGTAAAAAAATATGTAACAGAAATTATTGTGTCTGATATTTTAATGTTAGGAAAAAAGATGAGCTAA
- a CDS encoding LytTR family DNA-binding domain-containing protein yields the protein MYNILVVDDVEVLSDSLIDLLKSYYAEEISSIHVANSYQEALNLMLTKTFDILFLDIELDGDKTGFQLLEAANKENFHLVVVTSHAHYALNAIKYSAIDFLLKPVAIEELGDVFEKISKKELHQSSIMLQLRTLQENLSEAKPKKTKLVLKTQEEIKVVKIKNIVRCEADVNYTRFYLLSGEKIMVSKPLKEYDSILTDLGFFRAHKSHLINIEYFESYKKREGGYLEMTDQSIVPVSVRKKEKLLMLIESL from the coding sequence ATGTATAATATATTAGTTGTAGATGATGTAGAAGTGCTAAGTGATTCTTTAATAGATCTCTTAAAATCATATTATGCAGAAGAAATTTCATCAATTCATGTCGCTAATAGCTATCAAGAAGCGTTAAATCTGATGTTGACTAAAACGTTTGATATTCTCTTTTTAGATATTGAGTTGGATGGTGATAAAACAGGATTTCAATTGTTAGAAGCAGCCAATAAAGAAAATTTTCATTTAGTTGTAGTAACCTCCCACGCACATTATGCTTTAAATGCTATTAAATATAGTGCGATTGATTTCTTATTAAAACCTGTAGCTATAGAAGAATTAGGAGACGTTTTTGAAAAGATAAGTAAAAAAGAACTCCACCAGTCATCTATAATGCTTCAGTTGAGAACACTTCAAGAGAATTTAAGTGAAGCCAAACCTAAAAAAACAAAACTGGTTCTAAAAACACAAGAGGAGATAAAGGTGGTGAAAATTAAAAATATAGTTCGTTGTGAAGCAGATGTCAATTACACACGGTTTTATTTGCTTTCAGGTGAAAAGATTATGGTTTCAAAACCTCTAAAAGAGTATGATAGTATACTAACTGATCTCGGCTTTTTTAGAGCTCATAAGTCACATCTGATTAATATTGAGTATTTTGAAAGTTATAAAAAGCGTGAGGGTGGATACTTAGAAATGACAGATCAAAGTATTGTTCCTGTTTCTGTTAGAAAAAAAGAGAAGCTTTTAATGCTGATTGAAAGCTTGTAA
- a CDS encoding aminotransferase class I/II-fold pyridoxal phosphate-dependent enzyme, with translation MKRNVQESTLRNIMDNTYQYVYDKNLGNVIEENGRELIMMGSINYLGLSKHPKVIEAVLKDVQENGIVGTGARYSDGYTSHHKGLEDDLKTFFNRKHCLIFNSGFLANLGTISSTGRGAIIFSDKENHPSILDGMLLARANSGAQFYRFRHNDPKHFEELVKRAPDSPNKWLVLVGTFGSKGEHIKLAQFVEIAKKYNIKIFFDDAHSIIIDGENKRGLSEKENVYNDIDILMGSFQMTFANIGAFIVGNDDLIKSMQYHSRPYMYTYNLPSQNVVAIRTIFEIINSDEGKYLIQKLHENVNYIREGVRKIGLTPISKDSQVICFKVENEKLKFLADQLYKDGLWVQKYLPNENGYSSIRLTPMATHTKEHLDKTLAILSKYKAHIS, from the coding sequence ATGAAACGTAACGTACAAGAGTCAACTTTAAGAAACATAATGGATAACACCTACCAGTATGTTTATGACAAAAACCTCGGAAATGTAATTGAGGAAAATGGACGAGAATTGATTATGATGGGATCAATTAATTACTTAGGCCTATCGAAGCATCCTAAAGTAATAGAAGCTGTTTTAAAGGATGTCCAAGAGAATGGAATAGTAGGTACAGGAGCCCGATATTCTGATGGCTACACAAGTCATCACAAAGGGTTGGAAGATGATTTAAAAACATTTTTTAATCGTAAACATTGTTTAATTTTTAACTCAGGTTTTTTAGCAAATCTTGGAACTATTAGTTCTACTGGAAGAGGCGCTATCATCTTTTCAGACAAAGAGAATCACCCCAGTATACTTGATGGGATGCTACTTGCTAGAGCCAATTCTGGAGCTCAATTTTATCGTTTTAGACACAATGACCCCAAACACTTTGAAGAGTTAGTAAAAAGAGCACCAGATTCACCTAATAAATGGTTAGTTTTAGTTGGTACTTTTGGTTCGAAAGGTGAACATATTAAATTAGCTCAATTTGTTGAAATTGCTAAAAAGTATAACATCAAAATATTTTTTGATGATGCACATTCTATTATTATTGACGGAGAAAACAAAAGGGGCTTATCAGAAAAAGAAAATGTATATAACGATATAGATATTTTAATGGGCTCTTTTCAAATGACTTTTGCAAACATTGGTGCTTTTATAGTAGGAAATGATGACTTAATCAAAAGCATGCAATATCATTCAAGACCTTATATGTACACCTACAATTTGCCCTCACAAAATGTAGTGGCAATTCGAACAATTTTTGAAATCATCAATTCAGATGAAGGAAAATACTTAATTCAGAAACTACACGAAAATGTAAATTACATAAGAGAAGGTGTTCGTAAAATAGGACTTACACCTATATCTAAGGATTCTCAAGTTATTTGTTTTAAAGTAGAGAATGAAAAGTTAAAGTTTTTAGCCGATCAACTATACAAAGATGGTCTTTGGGTACAAAAATATCTTCCTAACGAAAATGGCTATTCTTCCATTAGATTAACCCCAATGGCTACACACACAAAAGAGCATTTAGATAAAACGCTTGCTATTCTTTCGAAATACAAAGCGCACATATCATAA